In the Chloroherpetonaceae bacterium genome, one interval contains:
- the trmD gene encoding tRNA (guanosine(37)-N1)-methyltransferase TrmD, whose amino-acid sequence MLRFDVITVMPRYFTSALENGVLRIAQEKQAVQIVLHNLHDYGKGKYQQVDDHPFGGGAGMILMPEPIFRVVQKLKSERHYDEVIFLTPDGERLTQKVANELSLKSNLILLCGHYKGVDERVREALVTREISVGDVVLSGGEIPALMVMDAVARLLPNVLGDAESALLDSFQDGKLDCAHYTRPAEFMGMKVPAVLLSGNHKEIAKWREQNALERTRQRRPDLLEGN is encoded by the coding sequence ATGCTTCGCTTTGATGTGATCACGGTGATGCCTCGCTACTTTACAAGCGCCTTAGAAAATGGAGTGCTGAGGATTGCGCAAGAAAAGCAAGCGGTGCAAATTGTATTGCACAACTTGCACGACTATGGCAAGGGCAAATACCAGCAGGTTGATGATCACCCATTTGGGGGCGGTGCAGGAATGATTTTAATGCCTGAGCCGATTTTCCGCGTGGTGCAAAAACTAAAATCCGAGCGGCACTACGACGAGGTGATTTTCCTAACGCCCGACGGCGAGCGGCTAACGCAAAAAGTGGCAAATGAACTGTCGCTCAAAAGCAATTTGATTTTGCTCTGCGGGCACTACAAAGGCGTCGATGAGCGCGTGCGCGAAGCACTGGTGACACGAGAGATTTCTGTCGGTGATGTGGTGCTATCAGGTGGTGAAATCCCAGCTTTAATGGTGATGGATGCAGTAGCGCGGCTTTTGCCGAATGTGCTGGGCGATGCCGAGTCCGCACTGTTGGACTCGTTTCAAGATGGAAAGCTGGATTGTGCGCACTACACGCGTCCAGCCGAGTTTATGGGAATGAAAGTGCCGGCAGTGCTGCTGTCGGGCAATCACAAGGAAATTGCCAAGTGGCGTGAGCAAAATGCCTTAGAGCGTACCCGTCAGCGCCGCCCTGACTTGCTGGAGGGCAACTAA